Proteins from a single region of Carassius auratus strain Wakin unplaced genomic scaffold, ASM336829v1 scaf_tig00014423, whole genome shotgun sequence:
- the LOC113074379 gene encoding steroid 17-alpha-hydroxylase/17,20 lyase-like has translation MKSIMCSVSVYCCIVLLLLLLLLARCMLGRRSVPCLPRVPVLGSLLHLRSSLPPHLLLTQLSHRYGPLFGLYSGPHFTLVVSEISLVREVLLQRGREFAGRPKMVTTDVLTQGGKDIAFADYSPLWKNHRRLVHNSFTLFGEGSSKLQTIVQEAAEDLCEELQSCRGQSSDLNPVLMRAVTNVICRLVFNSSYQRNDPELLTVMDYNDGIVQTIARGGLIDIFPWLRIFPNKDLKKLKQCVSVRDQLLHRKLLEHKMTLTPGEPRDLLDALLIGQMTGSGGEDDITEDHVLMTAAEAFGAGVETTSTTLLWTIAFLLHHPQVQERVHSELDECVGQARAPSLSDRSRLPLLDAVLCEVMRIRPVSPILIPHVAMQDTSLGGHSVPKGTRVLVNMWAIHHDPKHWDEPEQFRPKRFLDSSGRRATPSSFLPFGAGPRVCVGESLARIELFLFASRLLQRFHFSVPPGASLPELQGRLGVVLQPQSYRVTVSPRH, from the exons ATGAAGAGCATCATGTGTTCAGTGAGTGTGTACTGCTGCAttgttctgctgctgctgctgctgctgctggccaGATGCATGCTGGGACGGCGCTCGGTGCCATGTCTGCCGAGGGTGCCGGTGTTGGGCAGTCTACTGCACCTGCGCTCGTCTCTGCCTCCTCACCTGCTCCTCACACAGCTGTCACACAGGTACGGCCCTCTGTTTGGCCTGTACTCCGGACCACACTTCACACTGGTGGTCAGCGAGATCAGTCTGGTCAGAGAAGTGCTGCTTCAGCGCGGCCGAGAGTTCGCCGGACGGCCCAAGATG GTGACCACAGATGTGTTGACTCAGGGTGGGAAGGATATTGCGTTTGCAGACTACAGTCCGTTGTGGAAGAACCATCGGCGTCTGGTGCACAACTCCTTCACTTTGTTTGGAGAGGGATCTAGCAAACTACAGACCATCG TTCAGGAGGCTGCAGAAGATCTGTGCGAGGAGCTCCAGTCCTGCAGAGGTCAGAGTTCAGATCTCAACCCGGTTCTGATGCGTGCCGTCACTAACGTCATCTGCAggctggtgttcaactcctcgTACCAGCGCAACGACCCCGAGCTCCTGACCGTCATGGATTACAACGACGGCATCGTCCAGACCATCGCCAGAGGAGGGCTCATCGACATCTTTCCCTGGCTGAGA ATTTTCCCCAACAAGGACCTAAAGAAGCTGAAGCAGTGTGTTTCAGTGAGAGACCAACTCCTGCACAGAAAACTGCTGGAGCACAAG ATGACCCTCACACCCGGAGAGCCTCGAGACCTGCTGGACGctcttctgattggtcagatgacgGGGTCAGGTGGGGAGGATGACATCACGGAGGATCATGTGCTGATGACGGCGGCCGAGGCGTTTGGAGCCGGTGTGGAGACGACCTCCACCACACTGCTGTGGACCATAGCCTTCCTCCTGCACCACCCACAG gtgcaggAGCGTGTTCACTCTGAGCTGGATGAGTGTGTGGGTCAGGCTCGTGCTCCGTCTCTGAGTGATCGCTCTCGTCTGCCGCTCCTGGACGCTGTTCTCTGTGAGGTGATGCGGATTCGTCCCGTCAGCCCCATCCTCATCCCACACGTTGCTATGCAGGACACCAG TTTGGGGGGTCACTCTGTTCCTAAAGGAACCCGTGTGCTGGTGAACATGTGGGCGATTCACCACGACCCCAAACACTGGGACGAGCCTGAGCAGTTCAGACCCA AGCGGTTCCTGGACTCGTCGGGGAGGAGAGCGACCCCCAGCAGCTTCCTGCCGTTCGGAGCCGGTCCGCGGGTGTGTGTGGGAGAATCTCTGGCCAGAATCGAGCTCTTTCTGTTCGCCAGCCGCCTCCTGCAGCGCTTCCACTTCAGCGTCCCACCGGGGGCTTCACTGCCCGAGCTGCAGGGACGACTGGGAGTAgtgctccagccccagagctacAGAGTCACAGTCAGCCCccgacactga